In Gottschalkia purinilytica, a single window of DNA contains:
- the yajC gene encoding preprotein translocase subunit YajC: MDSRFLINMLIPLGFLVVFYFVLIRPQKKREKEIRDMRSNIKVGDEVITIGGIFGKIVKVKDDELTIEVGSDKTRFNVAKWAIGNVQKSEKQDTEGK; this comes from the coding sequence ATGGATTCTAGATTTTTAATTAATATGCTAATACCATTAGGTTTTTTAGTAGTATTCTACTTTGTTTTAATAAGACCTCAAAAGAAAAGAGAAAAAGAAATAAGAGATATGAGGAGCAATATTAAAGTAGGAGATGAAGTAATAACTATTGGTGGAATCTTTGGAAAAATAGTTAAAGTAAAAGATGATGAATTAACAATAGAAGTAGGATCAGATAAAACTAGATTCAATGTAGCTAAATGGGCTATAGGAAATGTTCAAAAATCAGAAAAGCAGGATACTGAAGGCAAATAA
- a CDS encoding gamma carbonic anhydrase family protein: MLLEYQEAAPEIHESCFVANSAEVIGKVKIGKNTSIWYNCVLRGDENTIVIGESTNIQDGTVIHISKDNETIIGDYVTVGHKAIVHACKIGDNVLIGMGAIILDGVEIEDNVLIGAGSIVTPGKKIPSGSLVLGSPARIVRDLTEEEIKQLKQSALDYCIYAEKHKK, from the coding sequence ATGTTATTAGAGTACCAAGAAGCAGCTCCAGAGATTCATGAGAGTTGCTTTGTAGCCAACAGCGCTGAAGTGATAGGTAAAGTAAAAATTGGAAAAAATACAAGCATATGGTATAATTGTGTTCTGAGAGGAGATGAGAACACAATAGTTATAGGAGAGTCTACTAATATACAGGATGGAACGGTCATTCATATTAGTAAGGATAATGAAACTATAATAGGGGACTATGTTACAGTAGGGCACAAAGCTATTGTACATGCTTGTAAAATAGGGGATAATGTTTTAATTGGTATGGGAGCTATAATATTAGATGGTGTAGAAATAGAAGATAATGTGTTAATAGGAGCTGGAAGTATAGTGACACCCGGTAAAAAAATACCGTCAGGTTCACTAGTATTAGGTTCACCAGCGAGAATTGTAAGAGATCTTACTGAAGAAGAAATAAAACAATTAAAACAATCCGCGCTAGATTATTGTATATATGCTGAAAAGCATAAAAAATAA
- the tgt gene encoding tRNA guanosine(34) transglycosylase Tgt: protein MEPVIKYELIKECSQTKARLGKIYTPHGVIETPIFMPVGTRATVKAMTPEELKDIGSQIILGNTYHLYLRPGHDLIAEAGGLHKFMNWDKPILTDSGGFQVFSLGGLRKITEEGVEFKSHIDGSKHFITPEKSIEIQNALGSDIMMAFDECVPYPKDWHYVKESLERTTRWAKRCKDANKNPDRQAVFGIIQGGMYKDLREESARQIIDLDFPGYAVGGLSVGEPGDLLLEVLDHTMPFLPKDKPRYFMGAGSPDYLIELVLRGIDMADCVLPTRIARNGTALTTRGKVVVRNAKYSRDFTALDNECDCYTCKNYSKAYIRHLFNVDEILGARLTTIHNLHFLLKLMENIREAIKEDRLLEFRREFYDKYGYPNYIDKLKGF, encoded by the coding sequence AAACAAAAGCTAGACTTGGTAAAATATATACTCCTCATGGTGTGATAGAAACACCTATATTTATGCCAGTAGGGACAAGGGCTACAGTTAAGGCTATGACTCCAGAGGAGCTTAAAGATATAGGATCACAGATAATATTAGGAAATACATATCATTTATATCTAAGACCAGGACATGATCTCATAGCTGAAGCTGGCGGACTTCATAAGTTTATGAATTGGGATAAACCCATATTGACAGATAGTGGAGGATTTCAAGTATTTAGTTTAGGTGGATTGAGAAAAATAACAGAAGAAGGTGTTGAATTTAAATCTCATATTGATGGGTCAAAACACTTTATTACTCCAGAAAAGTCTATAGAGATACAAAATGCTCTAGGATCAGATATTATGATGGCTTTTGATGAGTGTGTTCCTTATCCCAAAGATTGGCACTATGTAAAGGAGTCTCTTGAAAGAACTACTAGATGGGCTAAAAGATGTAAGGATGCAAATAAGAATCCAGATAGGCAAGCTGTATTTGGAATAATTCAAGGTGGTATGTATAAAGATTTAAGAGAAGAAAGTGCAAGACAAATAATAGATTTAGACTTTCCAGGTTATGCTGTAGGTGGATTAAGTGTAGGAGAACCAGGAGATTTACTACTTGAGGTGTTAGATCATACAATGCCTTTTTTACCAAAAGATAAACCAAGATATTTTATGGGAGCAGGTAGTCCAGATTATTTAATAGAATTAGTTTTAAGAGGAATTGACATGGCTGACTGTGTACTTCCTACTAGAATTGCTAGAAATGGAACTGCATTAACTACTAGAGGAAAAGTGGTTGTTAGAAATGCTAAATATTCTAGAGATTTTACTGCACTAGATAATGAGTGTGATTGTTATACATGTAAAAATTATTCTAAAGCTTATATAAGACATTTATTTAATGTAGATGAAATACTTGGTGCAAGACTTACTACTATTCATAACTTACACTTCTTACTAAAGCTTATGGAAAATATAAGAGAAGCTATAAAAGAAGATAGATTATTGGAATTTAGAAGAGAATTTTATGATAAGTATGGGTATCCTAACTACATTGACAAACTAAAAGGATTTTAG
- a CDS encoding TIGR04086 family membrane protein, with translation MSSQKLKGSSTYIVNLSKAVGISISLTLSLMIIQTLIMSYTNLSENMVPVTNSIIMIISIAVGAIYISIKIKQKGWLNGGIIGILYIVILVLLNILFIDAFTFNKYLVLKTVIGLVTGSVGGIIGVNIK, from the coding sequence ATGAGTTCACAAAAATTGAAAGGGAGCTCAACTTATATAGTAAATTTATCTAAGGCAGTTGGAATTAGTATCTCATTAACTCTATCTTTAATGATTATACAAACTCTAATAATGTCTTATACAAATTTATCTGAAAATATGGTACCAGTAACTAACTCTATAATAATGATAATTAGTATTGCAGTAGGTGCTATATACATATCTATAAAGATTAAACAAAAAGGTTGGTTAAACGGCGGAATTATTGGAATTTTGTATATAGTTATACTTGTATTATTAAACATTTTATTCATAGATGCTTTCACTTTTAACAAATATCTGGTATTAAAAACAGTAATTGGTTTGGTAACTGGAAGTGTAGGCGGCATAATAGGCGTTAACATAAAATAA
- the scfA gene encoding six-cysteine ranthipeptide SCIFF codes for MKHIKTLNGSSLKNMIVNRGCGECQTSCQSACKTSCTVGNQKCENK; via the coding sequence ATGAAGCATATAAAAACTTTGAACGGAAGTAGCTTAAAAAATATGATTGTTAACCGTGGATGTGGAGAATGTCAAACTTCATGTCAATCAGCTTGTAAAACTTCTTGCACAGTTGGGAATCAAAAGTGTGAAAATAAGTAG
- the scfB gene encoding thioether cross-link-forming SCIFF peptide maturase, with product MIKIHKFELNNKKIVLDINSGSVHVVDELIWDIVDLYEKNELVDIIKQLEHKYEEDQIKEACDEVKILVENDLLFSEPANIGEINYNKENIVKALCLHVAHDCNLKCSYCFASQGDFNGERLHMPLNVGKKALEFLVENSGNRRNLEVDFFGGEPLMNFDVVKDLVSYGRELENKHNKNFRFTITTNGILLDEEKAKFINENMDNVVLSLDGRKETNDRMRETVSGKGSFDVIVPKFLDFVKLRGDKSYYLRGTFTSHNLDFSKDVMFLNELGFDSVSVEPVVASPENDYALLEEHLDTIVKEYEELSKEYIKAHKNGKGFDFFHFMIDLSQGPCFIKRVVGCGAGVEYLAVTPEGDLYPCHQFVGNEDFKMGNVSDGIQKTELRNEFRQANVFSKEECSSCWAKFYCSGGCHANAYNFNNDIKNPYKIGCEMEKKRIECAISITANLNQGE from the coding sequence ATGATAAAGATACACAAGTTTGAACTAAATAATAAAAAAATAGTTTTGGATATTAATAGTGGTTCTGTCCACGTAGTTGATGAACTAATATGGGATATAGTTGATTTGTATGAAAAAAATGAATTAGTAGATATAATTAAGCAGTTAGAGCATAAATACGAAGAAGATCAGATAAAAGAAGCTTGTGATGAAGTGAAAATTCTAGTTGAAAATGATTTATTATTTAGTGAACCAGCAAATATTGGAGAAATAAACTATAATAAGGAAAATATAGTAAAAGCACTTTGTTTACACGTTGCACATGACTGTAATTTAAAATGTAGTTATTGTTTTGCTTCTCAAGGAGACTTTAATGGAGAAAGACTTCATATGCCACTTAATGTAGGTAAAAAGGCATTAGAATTCTTAGTTGAAAACTCAGGAAATAGAAGAAATTTAGAAGTTGATTTTTTTGGTGGAGAGCCTCTAATGAATTTTGATGTAGTAAAAGATTTGGTGTCTTATGGTAGAGAGTTAGAAAATAAGCATAATAAAAACTTCAGATTTACTATAACTACAAATGGAATACTTTTAGACGAAGAAAAAGCAAAGTTTATAAATGAAAATATGGATAATGTGGTACTTAGTTTAGATGGTAGAAAAGAGACAAATGACAGAATGAGAGAAACTGTAAGTGGAAAAGGCAGTTTTGATGTTATTGTTCCTAAATTTTTAGATTTTGTAAAACTTAGAGGGGATAAATCTTATTATTTAAGAGGAACTTTTACAAGTCATAATCTAGATTTTTCAAAGGATGTTATGTTCTTAAATGAACTGGGATTTGATAGTGTTTCAGTAGAACCAGTTGTTGCTAGTCCAGAAAATGATTATGCACTTCTAGAGGAGCATCTAGATACAATTGTAAAAGAATATGAAGAGCTATCTAAAGAATATATAAAAGCTCATAAGAATGGTAAAGGATTTGATTTTTTTCATTTTATGATTGATTTAAGTCAAGGACCTTGTTTTATAAAGAGAGTAGTAGGATGCGGAGCTGGAGTTGAGTATTTAGCTGTAACTCCTGAAGGAGATTTATATCCTTGTCATCAATTTGTTGGAAATGAAGATTTTAAAATGGGTAACGTCTCTGATGGAATACAAAAAACTGAATTAAGAAATGAATTTAGACAAGCTAATGTGTTTTCAAAAGAGGAATGTAGTAGTTGTTGGGCGAAATTTTATTGTAGTGGAGGATGTCATGCTAATGCATATAACTTTAATAATGACATTAAGAATCCATATAAAATAGGTTGTGAAATGGAAAAGAAACGTATAGAATGTGCTATATCAATTACTGCTAATCTGAATCAGGGGGAATAA